Proteins encoded in a region of the Phaenicophaeus curvirostris isolate KB17595 chromosome 1, BPBGC_Pcur_1.0, whole genome shotgun sequence genome:
- the SON gene encoding protein SON isoform X1 translates to MASQPPAPAGPARAGTRGPAPLPTMAQPEPPASGKVEGQPNGDTIPAEQANPSDETGAGSRQNDQIVQKIEEVLSGALDTELQCKSDVDKKPSKSSTKSAKRSSTGEDEIPRKKSKKNKKHKSKKKKKKKKKRKKEKKHKKQPKEAKLSARHGEHADLQPASHLMPEKSSSQLSEQYGGCGDANLAVHVQSEQLCLKAGEELDRQALGLISHSGADSQQTLENLGSEKGTLCQINPPFNLEGSRSDTQENTSITQTTVCTREEQIKQSHESIYPTAINTSEIGVLVGTGNDTSSSTPATAASRSEIQKGSEVILKSKGTGEVKASDTALESEAMEVSNYSEASLQSVAQWGAKDLGATSESVSLASNMTTISKSANQAGMDTVKVGHLSLELAGVSRTLEPTSKPSVTSDNLRVMQCSPMDSSGVLKADVSSQHAFQISAVTAMNQAEIKSAKVPLGPGAVTKVKDTEQHTENVKALEEALQPVAVVKPQTMETIMEPVGVKAKDVKAARECLQTDVVKDVESTTGPAIVLNASGMFLQPQVLTETKSMARTQEPALPAELADSKVVVEASLTSVAEPVAAVQTCASQTAPEIQVTERLQATVEVAALTGVKGQEASQATLQLENSSASKISESTLKPVCTMETKGSQGTLLLRQEKLSGSGSETELNVRGLEASPLYLQKDMARCLAATLDSAVVSKCSLVNLGSVAGVEAGSDAHLLAMKVGSARPMESLETATQLVADTEMKDLEADRAGTEMKTCSSHPYLKGVGDLGHPASIGLAKTQALDAVLQPGTISVGRGLAENVCSQAKMDSKVLEASPGPIALEQRSERTPESVVTCVSREPVKESEALVGMMHLKTTAGREPKHRKTVAEPLGASRTECSITSQSQVMTHTRTSQTGMVGEMKDSELATSSTTVEVRGLDNLLEVEAIAEVTTSQLTQMKNLEMVVGSETRTLMQGLRGTLASEVVTEMRRSEVAPDDPNKAEARSGEVILEPVQTVMSQTLETSSRSEAILESLSRAEEKTVVSEIMTEARKGTLESKISSDMTTQGPTVGYIVTTRRTSTKTDEPSLINLKGLEETSETEKAMEAEYLEPVSEAGEVRWFQSMKESAAVEVKDSETPAEPEVHMDIQSLETSQTSGNMGAVDVLEDASGAVPECLCTEKQEHLEAETAAEWKSAEDAPEILSAVEMKSSEAVPKPGDMKDLETMLEHEVAAEVQYAEGVQGQQMEDVRVQTEECEMLLEKRDVEQTQASEHLIEETFFSSSHAAGEKDSAGTCASEIDMKQLEAAPANVSEAKDLETGSIPETVVELQHAEAAVGLEAETKDLEAAPVPETVMEVAAVAAEEGQSEGILQAEAVKEATPERDSRRRDSETSDVQPDVAARMKETLMRLEKVIEKSSHRSDKKHDAKKQKRSRSKSQSRSRKRKKKSRSHSTSRRLTSKRARSRSRNDSVSRKKHSKSRSRSVEKRERRVSSRRSRRRRSRSSDRYRSKSRSAEKRLSSMRSRHRRSRSSDRYRSKSRSVEKRQSSRRSRRRRSRSSDRYRSKSRSVEKRQSSRRSGRRRSRSSDRYRSKSRSLEKRQSSRRSGRRRSRSSDRYRSKSRSVEKRQSSRRSRRRRSRSSDRYRSKSRSVEKRLSSRRSGRRRSRSSDRYRSKSLSVDKRESRLSSRRSRRRRSRSSDRSKSRSRSSEKRGGKEYSWRFRNRGSGSSDRSKSRSRSVEKRSRKASLRRSKRQRSKSSDGYKSRSRSVEKRERKQSSRKSKRKRSKSSDRYKSRSKSVEKKKESSRKSKRRRSKSSDRYKSRSRSTEKKHKESSKKSKRKRSKSSDSVKSRSKSAEKRGSKLSSVKSSSKCVESSELQESTRCLEKVDGPGASADSSSQSSNGPMSVALSAEGINGPELPPASESAFSETFDSLDKSTLSVENTAGLQPSAIPELGVSEIPDNQERRSVPVEEGMVSELSVTSENGSAEKSAALEPSLPELAYSTSKSRSSSVEKTGDPEISSVTEFQLSTSREDESRSLKEIEGPEPLLTLESGCSVSSDDYKTISSSSGRMEAQGSSLMSDGHELSHISVEKTPFQVLQVPESESSALADSPASRSLSSETVEAQNSFLAPEVTCSAFPDGCESASLPVEKGQMQEPSPASDNGCFRSPDGHESGSSSAARREELPFLSEGGSFKSPDGNQHRTSSVPDASLTSECGPVENSSGLISASYSEKIQEVVLTTVEQSCKSSEVRGSGLSVDKVLDGPALSQVVVDSSESSEMRELRYLPPGKFEGTGSFLISKSGIPMCHDGHKSKHNYIDKTEGVELSLAPELRCSAFPEGYESTSTGLEKVEVQKPALPLEDGFSTSADCELGSTTTENLQAQMTSVTSEGGFFLLPDSHELRPIPAEKVEVQKSPELKYTASPDGHELRSAYDEEIQVQEPPVILESRCSVSSVGHELTSTHVERNEVEEPSQIPENDYTLGLDGSELTSTPAGKTEMRELHHVSEERYSVSIESQELQSHLVEKAEVQEPAVTPENYYAVSWENQDLRTSSPEKTEMHEASVVPDNEYAVSSEDHELPSIHAEKTEVQECSLLSENEYAVSPEGQEVAISPATRDRQEPFLTSDGEYTVFPEGQGLQTTLAENRVVQEPSLIPDTQYAASPEGQELLSAHTEKAEVPECSLPSENEYEVYPESRDFRSGPVEKEETEEPSETSESESSMSTDSQEQQSSVVRTAEVQELSLSEGECAMSPEGQELQSSPAENVDAKELSLTSENERALSPEEYESRLAHAEKTQGVDSSLVSESDHLLSFESQEVRFTHIVTADVQELSPAPEIEASPDDRELRYTTVGNEDCLEPLAPNDRASMYPDGRDVKSIPVEKMDDGVPFSMPESGCCMSPDGYSVKSGPGEETGDLEPSERRHSVSSYQEDHEPQSPVEEEGLESSLTPEHRRSVSPEGRDQKSTVDEEMDDREPSLTSEHRQSMSPDDHESRSSIGEEAEYLEQPLTVERRSSVSSDEHESRSTAGEEVEDAEPSLTAERRDSTSSDDRESRSTAGEDLEDGEPSLTAERRHSTSSDDHESRSTTGEEGEDMEPSSTAEDRRSVSPDGQESRSTLGEEAEDQELASTAERAHSTSSDEHESRSTAGEDVEDMEPSLTAERRDSTSSDEPESRSTAGEEGEDAEPSLTTEHRRSTSPDGRESRSTTGEDVDDVEPSLIAERRDSTSSEEHESRSTTGEEGEDAEASLADEDKQDSMPLDRSDEQDSSFVPESRRSESSEREKSVDKMSDKESSQRSTSRLSKSPSPQKSRSTSVEKAADEESSRRSRHRRSRSTARQKSRSTSAEKTVDKESSRRSRRRRSRSTARQRSQSTSVEKAADKESSRRSRRRRSRSTARQRSQSKSVEKTGDKESSRRSRSRRSRSSQRRSQRYDTESRSRRNRSRSGTRRRASRSKSNRRSRSRSLSRSRHRRRSRSRSASRRRRSLSRDRRKRSQRNRSRSTDRRRRRSDSRDRRISLRLRSRSRTPLRQRRSRSRGRRRSSSRSPIRLRRSRSSGRRRYSRSPDRRRSRSSERFSSRSPKRLTDLDKAQLLEIAKANAAAMCAKSGVPLPPSLMPLLSQKKDDKANQKSSRDTLKELTEKCKKIAQSTDDVIVNKPHVSDEEEEERPFYNHPFKLSEPKPIFFNLSTPSIKPAPPPQPKNQVSLSKEFPVSSGSQHRKKEADSVYGEWVPVEKGKEESKDDVFPKPSIEGVDITAAMNDRATAQKRLSENSFDLEAMCMLNRAQEQIDAWAQSNSIPGQFTGSTGAQILSSDELTNSGPQAWIRKDQFLRAAPVTGGMGAQLMRKMGWREGEGLGKNKEGSVEPIMVDFKTDRKGLVAVGEKAQKRSGHYVVMKDLSGKHPVSALMEICNKRRWTPPEFVLVDDSGPDHRKHFIFKVRVNGNEYRPTFASLNKKHAKATAATAALQAMGLVPKESMVNTTMFRSASHR, encoded by the exons atgtaGACAAAAAGCCTTCGAAAAGTAGTACTAAGTCTGCAAAAAGAAGTTCTACTGGTGAAGATGAAATTCCtaggaaaaaatcaaagaagaacaagaaacacaaaagcaagaagaagaagaaaaagaagaagaaaaggaagaaagagaaaaagcataaaaagcaGCCAAAGGAGGCAAAGTTGAGCGCGCGTCATGGAGAACATGCAGACTTGCAGCCTGCTTCTCACTTGATGCCAGAGAAATCAAGCTCCCAGTTGAGCGAACAGTATGGTGGCTGCGGAGATGCAAATCTGGCTGTCCACGTGCAGTCAGAACAGCTGTGCTTAAAAGCAGGCGAGGAGCTTGATAGACAAGCTTTAGGACTTATTTCTCATTCAGGAGCTGATTCTCAGCAAACTTTGGAAAATCTTGGAAGTGAGAAGGGGACTTTATGTCAAATAAATCCTCCGTTTAATTTGGAAGGCAGCCGGTCTGATACCCAAGAAAATACTAGTATAACTCAAACTACAGTTTGCACTAGAGAAGAACAAATTAAACAGTCTCACGAAAGTATTTATCCTACAGCTATTAATACAAGTGAAATAGGTGTTCTTGTTGGTACTGGAAATGATACTTCATCCAGCACCCCAGCTACAGCTGCCAGTAGATCTGAAATTCAGAAAGGTTCAGAAGTTATTCTGAAATCTAAAGGCACTGGGGAAGTAAAAGCTTCGGATACAGCTCTTGAGTCTGAGGCCATGGAGGTGTCGAATTATTCAGAAGCATCTCTACAGTCTGTGGCCCAGTGGGGAGCAAAAGACCTAGGAGCAACTTCAGAATCTGTGTCTTTGGCAAGTAATATGACAACAATTTCTAAATCTGCAAATCAGGCAGGAATGGATACTGTGAAGGTAGGTCACTTGTCTTTGGAATTAGCAGGTGTGAGCAGAACTTTGGAGCCAACCTCAAAGCCCTCAGTTACGTCTGATAATTTGAGAGTGATGCAGTGCAGCCCCATGGACAGTTCAGGTGTCTTGAAGGCAGATGTGTCTTCACAACACGCTTTTCAAATATCTGCAGTGACTGCTATGAACcaggcagaaataaaaagtgCCAAAGTACCCCTGGGACCAGGAGCTGTTACAAAAGTGAAGGATACTGAACAACatacagaaaatgtgaaagctTTGGAAGAAGCTCTGCAGCCAGTTGCTGTAGTAAAGCCCCAAACTATGGAAACTATCATGGAACCTGTGGGTGTTAAAGCAAAAGATGTCAAAGCAGCTCGAGAATGTCTGCAAACTGATGTAGTCAAAGACGTGGAAAGTACCACTGGTCCTGCAATAGTTTTAAATGCCTCAGGAATGTTCCTGCAACCTCAAGTCttgacagaaacaaaaagcatgGCTAGAACCCAGGAACCTGCGCTTCCAGCAGAATTGGCAGATAGCAAAGTTGTTGTAGAGGCAAGTTTAACATCAGTTGCAGAACCTGTAGCAGCTGTGCAGACCTGTGCTTCCCAAACAGCTCCAGAAATCCAGGTGACAGAGCGTCTGCAAGCAACTGTGGAAGTTGCAGCACTAACAGGAGTAAAAGGTCAAGAAGCAAGTCAAGCTACTCTGCAACTGGAAAATAGCAGTGCTTCAAAAATTTCGGAATCTACTCTCAAGCCTGTATGCACAATGGAGACAAAAGGTTCACAAGGTACTTTGTTACTCAGACAAGAGAAGCTGAGCGGATCGGGATCTGAGACTGAATTAAATGTGAGAGGTTTGGAAGCGTCTCCCCTGTATTTGCAGAAAGACATGGCCAGATGTTTAGCTGCCACACTAGATTCAGCAGTGGTGTCAAAATGTTCATTAGTTAATCTAGGTAGTGTGGCAGGAGTAGAAGCAGGCTCAGATGCCCATCTCCTAGCTATGAAAGTTGGATCTGCAAGACCAATGGAAAGTTTGGAAACAGCTACGCAACTTGTAGCAGACACAGAAATGAAAGATTTGGAagcagacagagctgggacagagaTGAAGACATGTTCATCACATCCATACCTGAAAGGTGTGGGAGATTTAGGGCATCCGGCGTCTATAGGTCTGGCAAAGACACAAGCTTTGGATGCCGTCTTGCAGCCTGGAACCATTTCTGTGGGAAGAGGCTTAGCAGAAAATGTGTGTTCTCAAGCCAAAATGGATAGCAAAGTCTTAGAAGCAAGTCCAGGACCTATTGCCTTAGAACAAAGGTCAGAAAGGACTCCTGAATCTGTGGTTACGTGTGTAAGCAGGGAACCAGTTAAAGAGTCTGAGGCATTAGTAGGAATGATGCATTTGAAAACCACAGCAGGGAGAGAACCAAAACATAGAAAAACAGTTGCAGAACCTCTTGGTGCAAGCAGAACAGAGTGTTCCATCACTTCACAGTCTCAGGTCATGACACATACAAGAACGTCACAAACTGGGATGGTAGGAGAGATGAAGGATTCTGAACTAGCTACCAGTTCTACCACTGTAGAAGTGAGAGGTTTAGACAACTTGTTGGAAGTTGAGGCAATTGCAGAGGTGACAACTTCACAGTTAACACAGATGAAGAATTTGGAAATGGTTGTGGGATCTGAAACAAGGACACTGATGCAAGGCTTGAGAGGGACATTGGCATCTGAGGTGGTTACAGAGATGAGGCGTTCTGAAGTTGCTCCAGATGATCCAAACAAAGCAGAGGCAAGGAGTGGAGAAGTAATACTAGAACCTGTGCAAACAGTTATGTCACAAACTTTAGAAACAAGTTCAAGATCAGAAGCAATATTGGAGTCTTTGtccagagcagaagaaaagactgTGGTGTCAGAAATAATGACAGAAGCGAGGAAAGGAACTCTGGAATCTAAGATTTCATCAGATATGACAACTCAGGGACCTACTGTAGGATATATAGTTACAACAAGGAGGACTAGCACAAAAACAGATGAGCCCTCGCTTATAAATCTAAAAGGTTTGGAAGAAACTTCAGAAACTGAGAAAGCAATGGAAGCAGAATATTTGGAACCAGTAtcagaagctggagaagtgaggtGGTTTCAAAGTATGAAAGAGTCTGCAGCAGTAGAGGTGAAAGATTCTGAAACACCTGCAGAGCCTGAGGTACACATGGATATCCAAAGCTTGGAAACTTCCCAGACTTCTGGAAATATGGGGGCAGTGGATGTTTTAGAGGATGCTTCTGGAGCTGTTCCAGAATGTTTGTGCACTGAAAAGCAAGAACATCTAGAAGCAGAAACTGCTGCAGAATGGAAGAGTGCAGAAGACGCTCCAGAAATTTTGAGTGCTGTTGAAATGAAATCTTCTGAAGCAGTTCCGAAACCAGGGGACATGAAAGATCTAGAAACAATGCTGGAACATGAAGTGGCAGCAGAAGTACAATATGCAGAAGGGGTGCAGGGTCAACAAATGGAGGATGTAAGAGTTCAAACTGAGGAATGTGAGATGCTGCTTGAGAAGAGAGACGTAGAACAAACTCAAGCATCTGAGCATTTGatagaagaaacattttttagtTCTTCACATGCAGCAGGTGAAAAAGATTCAGCAGGGACTTGTGCATCTGAAATAGATATGAAGCAGTTGGAAGCAGCTCCAGCCAATGTGTCAGAAGCAAAAGATTTGGAAACAGGTTCTATTCCCGAGACTGTTGTAGAGCTGCAACATGCAGAAGCAGCTGTGGGACTGGAGGCAGAGACAAAAGATTTGGAAGCAGCTCCAGTACCTGAGACTGTTATGGAAGTAGCTGCTGTAGCGGCAGAGGAAGGCCAGTCAGAAGGCATTCTGCAGGCTGAGGCTGTCAAAGAAGCAACTCCAGAAAGAGACTCAAGGAGAAGAGACTCAGAAACATCTGATGTGCAACCTGATGTGGCAGCACGAATGAAGGAAACTCTGATGAGACTTGAGAAGGTTATTGAAAAAAGCAGCCATAGAAGCGATAAAAAACAtgatgcaaagaaacaaaaaaggagcCGCTCCAAGTCTCAGTCCAGGTCTAGGAAACGGAAGAAAAAATCAAGGTCACATTCTACTTCCAGGCGTTTGACCTCTAAAAGAGCACGCTCTAGGAGTAGAAATGATTCAGTTTCCAGAAAAAAGCATTCCAAATCTAGATCCCGATCTgtagagaagagagaaagaagagtatCCTCCCGGAGGTCCAGGCGCAGACGTTCCAGGTCATCTGACCGTTACAGGTCTAAGTCCAGATCAGCAGAAAAGAGGTTGTCCTCGATGAGGTCCAGACATAGACGTTCCAGGTCTTCTGACCGCTACAGGTCTAAGTCCAGATCAGTGGAAAAGCGACAGTCCTCCCGAAGATCCAGACGTAGACGTTCCAGGTCTTCTGACCGCTACAGATCTAAGTCTAGATCAGTGGAAAAGCGACAGTCCTCTCGAAGGTCTGGGCGTAGACGTTCCAGGTCTTCTGACCGCTACAGGTCTAAATCCAGATCACTGGAGAAGCGACAGTCCTCCCGAAGGTCTGGGCGTAGACGTTCCAGGTCTTCTGACCGCTACAGGTCTAAGTCCAGGTCAGTGGAGAAGCGACAGTCCTCCCGAAGGTCTAGGCGTAGACGTTCCAGGTCTTCTGACCGCTACAGGTCTAAGTCACGGTCAGTGGAAAAGCGACTATCCTCCCGAAGGTCTGGGCGTAGACGTTCCAGGTCATCTGACCGCTACAGGTCTAAATCATTGTCAGTGGATAAGAGGGAAAGCAGGTTGTCCTCTCGAAGATCCCGCCGCAGACGTTCCAGGTCCTCTGACCGTTCTAAATCCAGATCCAGGTCTTCAGAAAAGAGAGGGGGTAAAGAATACTCATGGAGGTTCAGAAACAGAGGGTCTGGTTCCTCTGATCGTTCAAAATCCAGGTCCAGATCTGTTGAGAAAAGAAGTCGGAAGGCGTCCTTGCGGAGATCTAAACGTCAGCGCTCAAAGTCCTCAGACGGTTACAAGTCTAGATCCAGATCAGTAGAAAAAAGAGAGCGAAAGCAGTCATCACGGAAGTCTAAGCGTAAGCGCTCAAAGTCTTCTGACCGTTACAAGTCTAGGTCCAAATcggtggaaaaaaagaaggagtcCTCACGAAAATCTAAGCGCCGTCGCTCAAAATCTTCTGACCGTTACAAGTCTAGGTCTAGatctactgaaaaaaagcacaaggaatcttcaaaaaaatccaaacgGAAACGTTCCAAGTCCTCTGATAGTGTTAAGTCAAGGTCCAAATCTGCAGAAAAAAGAGGGAGTAAGTTGTCCTCAGTAAAGAGCAGTAGCAAGTGTGTGGAGTCTTCTGAACTTCAGGAGTCAACTAGATGTCTTGAAAAAGTAGATGGTCCAGGAGCAAGTGCAGACAGCTCCTCCCAGTCTTCTAATGGTCCCATGTCAGTAGCTTTGTCTGCTGAAGGAATAAACGGCCCTGAACTACCACCAGCATCTGAAAGTGCATTTTCTGAAACTTTTGATAGTCTTGACAAAAGCACCTTGTCTGTTGAAAACACAGCGGGGCTGCAGCCTTCTGCAATTCCTGAACTTGGTGTCTCAGAAATCCCGGACAACCAGGAACGGAGATCCGTGCCTGTAGAAGAAGGCATGGTTTCAGAGCTTTCTGTGACATCTGAAAACGGATCAGCTGAAAAATCAGCGGCTCTGGAGCCTTCACTACCTGAACTTGCGTATTCCACATCCAAATCAAGATCCTCATCTGTTGAAAAAACGGGAGATCCAGAAATATCCTCAGTAACAGAATTTCAGCTCTCCACATCTCGTGAAGATGAATCAAGATCTCTGAAAGAAATAGAAGGTCCAGAGCCTCTTCTGACGCTTGAAAGTGGATGCTCTGTATCTTCTGATGATTATAAGACTATCTCGTCATCCTCTGGAAGAATGGAGGCTCAGGGGTCTTCTCTGATGTCTGATGGTCATGAATTGAGTCATATCTCTGTTGAAAAAACACCATTTCAGGTTTTGCAAGTTCCTGAAAGTGAATCTTCAGCATTGGCTGACAGCCCTGCGTCAAGGTCGCTATCTTCTGAAACAGTAGAGGCTCAGAATTCTTTTCTAGCACCGGAAGTTACATGCTCTGCATTCCCTGATGGCTGTGAGTCAGCCTCCTTGCCTGTTGAAAAGGGCCAGATGCAggagccttctccagcttctgacAATGGGTGCTTCAGGTCTCCTGATGGACATGAATCGGGATCCAGCAGTGCTGCGCGAAGAGAGGAGCTTCCATTTTTGTCTGAAGGTGGGTCCTTCAAGTCACCTGATGGAAATCAACACAGAACTTCATCTGTTCCAGATGCTTCCCTGACATCTGAGTGTGGTCCTGTTGAGAACTCGAGTGGCCTCATTTCGGCATCatattctgaaaaaatacaggaagTCGTATTGACAACTGTAGAACAAAGCTGCAAGTCTTCTGAAGTTCGTGGGTCTGGACTTTCTGTTGACAAAGTTTTAGATGGTCCAGCACTTTCACAAGTAGTTGTTGACAGCTCTGAATCCTCTGAAATGCGTGAATTGAGATACCTGCCTCCTGGAAAATTTGAGGGTACAGGATCTTTCCTGATCTCCAAAAGTGGAATTCCTATGTGCCATGATGGCCATAAATCAAAACACAACTACATTGACAAAACGGAAGGTGTGGAACTGTCATTGGCACCTGAGCTTAGGTGTTCAGCCTTCCCTGAAGGCTATGAATCAACATCTACTGGACTTGAAAAGGTGGAGGTACAAAAGCCTGCTCTGCCATTGGAAGATGGTTTCTCCACATCTGCCGATTGTGAATTAGGAAGCACAACTACTGAAAACCTGCAGGCCCAAATGACTTCAGTAACATCTGAAGGTGGGTTTTTCCTGTTGCCTGATAGTCATGAACTGAGACCTATCCCTGCTGAAAAAGTAGAGGTGCAGAAGTCACCTGAACTGAAATACACTGCATCCCCTGATGGCCATGAGTTGAGATCTGCCTATGATGAAGAAATACAGGTTCAGGAGCCACCTGTGATCTTGGAAAGCAGATGTTCTGTTTCCTCTGTTGGTCATGAGTTGACATCCACTCATGTTGAAAGAAATGAGGTAGAGGAACCTTCTCAAATACCTGAAAATGACTACACACTAGGGCTTGATGGCTCAGAGTTGACATCAACTCCTGCTGGAAAAACAGAGATGCGGGAACTTCATCATGTGTCTGAAGAAAGGTATTCGGTGTCCATTGAGAGCCAGGAGTTGCAGTCACATCTTGTTGAAAAGGCAGAAGTGCAAGAGCCTGCTGTGACACCTGAAAATTACTATGCTGTATCCTGGGAGAACCAGGACTTGAGAACTAGCTCTCCTGAAAAGACGGAGATGCATGAGGCTTCTGTAGTACCTGACAATGAATATGCTGTGTCTTCTGAAGATCACGAATTGCCATCTATCCATGCTGAAAAAACAGAGGTACAGGAGTGTTCTCTGCTGTCTGAGAATGAATATGCTGTGTCTCCTGAGGGCCAGGAGGTGGCAATCAGTCCTGCTACAAGAGACAGGCAAGAGCCTTTTCTGACATCTGATGGAGAATATACCGTCTTCCCTGAAGGCCAAGGATTACAGACTACTCTTGCTGAAAATAGAGTGGTGCAGGAGCCTTCACTGATACCAGACACTCAATATGCTGCATCCCCTGAAGGGCAGGAATTGCTCTCCGCTCATACTGAGAAAGCAGAAGTGCCGGAGTGTTCTTTGCCATCTGAAAATGAGTATGAAGTATACCCTGAAAGCCGTGATTTCAGATCCGGTCctgttgaaaaagaagaaacgGAGGAACCTTCTGAAACGTCTGAAAGTGAAAGTTCGATGTCCACTGATAGCCAGGAGCAGCAGTCCTCTGTTGTTAGAACAGCAGAGGTGCAGGAATTGTCTTTGTCTGAAGGTGAATGTGCCATGTCTCCTGAAGGTCAGGAGCTTCAGTCTAGCCCTGCTGAAAATGTAGATGCTAAGGAACTTTCTCTGACATCTGAAAATGAACGTGCTCTGTCTCCAGAAGAGTATGAATCAAGATTGGCTCATGCTGAGAAAACACAGGGTGTGGATTCATCTTTGGTATCAGAAAGTGATCATCTTTTGTCTTTTGAGAGCCAGGAGGTAAGATTCACCCATATTGTAACAGCAGATGTGCAGGAACTTTCTCCAGCACCTGAAATTGAAGCATCCCCTGATGACCGGGAATTGAGATACACCACTGTTGGAAATGAAGATTGTCTTGAACCTTTGGCACCAAACGATAGAGCTTCCATGTACCCTGATGGCCGTGACGTGAAGTCCATCCCTGTTGAAAAAATGGATGATGGAGTGCCTTTTTCAATGCCTGAAAGTGGGTGCTGTATGTCCCCTGATGGCTACAGTGTGAAATCTGGCCCTGGTGAAGAAACAGGGGATTTAGAGCCCTCTGAACGTAGACATTCTGTATCCTCGTATCAGGAAGATCATGAGCCGCAATCTCCTGTGGAGGAAGAGGGCCTTGAGTCCTCTTTGACACCTGAACATAGACGATCTGTGTCTCCTGAGGGCCGTGACCAGAAATCCACAGTAGATGAAGAAATGGATGATCGGGAGCCCTCTTTGACATCTGAACATAGGCAGTCCATGTCCCCTGATGACCACGAGTCCAGATCTAGTATTGGAGAAGAGGCAGAGTATCTGGAGCAGCCTTTGACAGTGGAACGTAGATCCTCCGTGTCTTCTGATGAGCACGAGTCAAGGTCTACTGCTGGGGAAGAGGTAGAAGATGCAGAACCCTCCTTAACAGCTGAACGAAGAGACTCCACATCCTCCGATGACCGTGAGTCGAGGTCTACCGCTGGTGAAGATCTAGAAGATGGGGAGCCCTCTTTGACAGCTGAACGTAGACACTCTACATCCTCTGATGACCACGAGTCAAGGTCTACAACtggggaagaaggagaggaTATGGAACCTTCTTCGACAGCTGAAGATAGGCGCTCCGTCTCTCCTGATGGACAGGAGTCGAGGTCAACCCTTGGTGAAGAAGCAGAGGACCAGGAGCTTGCTTCAACAGCTGAACGCGCACACTCCACGTCCTCGGATGAACATGAATCAAGGTCTACCGCTGGTGAAGATGTGGAGGATATGGAACCCTCCTTGACAGCTGAACGAAGGGATTCTACATCATCAGATGAACCTGAATCTAGGTCTACTGCTGGTGAAGAAGGAGAGGATGCGGAGCCCTCTTTGACAACTGAACACAGACGATCCACGTCCCCCGATGGGCGTGAATCGAGGTCTACCACTGGTGAAGATGTAGATGATGTGGAGCCCTCTTTGATAGCTGAACGAAGAGACTCCACATCATCAGAAGAGCATGAGTCAAGGTCTACCACtggtgaggagggggaggatGCCGAGGCCTCTTTGGCAGATGAAGATAAACAGGATTCCATGCCTCTTGACAGGTCGGACGAACAGGACTCTTCCTTTGTACCTGAAAGTAGGCGTTCTGAGTCCTCTGAACGTGAAAAATCTGTTGATAAAATGTCTGACAAAGAGTCTTCGCAAAGATCTACAAGCAGACTCTCCAAATCTCCCTCTCCCCAAAAGAGTCGTTCCACATCTGTTGAAAAAGCGGCAGACGAAGAGTCTTCACGGAGATCTAGACATAGACGTTCCAGGTCTACTGCTCGCCAGAAAAGTCGATCCACATCTGCTGAAAAAACAGTAGACAAAGAATCTTCACGGAGATCTAGGCGTAGACGCTCTAGGTCCACTGCTCGCCAAAGGAGTCAATCAACATCTGTtgaaaaagcagcagacaaAGAGTCTTCGCGGAGATCTAGACGTAGACGCTCCAGATCCACAGCTCGCCAAAGAAGTCAATCCAAATCTGTTGAAAAAACAGGAGACAAAGAGTCTTCACGGAGGTCTAGAAGCAGACGCTCCAGGTCTTCTCAGCGCAGATCACAGAGATATGATACAGAGTCTCGCTCTAGACGGAATCGCTCCAGATCAGGAACACGGAGGAGAGCATCAAGATCAAAATCTAATCGTCGTTCTCGGTCTAGGTCGTTGTCACGTTCAAGGCACAGAAGGAGGAGTAGGTCAAGGTCAGCGTCAAGAAGGCGGCGCTCTTTATCGAGAGACAGGCGCAAGAGATCTCAGAGAAATAGATCGAGATCTACTGATAGAAGAAGGAGGAGATCAGATTCGAGAGATCGTAGGATATCACTCAGATTACGGAGCAGGAGTCGAACACCTCTTCGTCAAAGGCGATCAAGGTCAAGAGGAAGAAGACGGAGTTCTAGTAGGTCGCCAATTCGACTACGGCGATCGAGATCTTCAGGGAGAAGAAGATACAGTAGATCACCTGATCGTCGTAGGTCAAGGTCATCAGAACGATTTTCAAGCAGGTCACCTAAACGTCTTACAGACCTGG ATAAGGCCCAGCTACTTGAAATAGCCAAAGCTAATGCAGCTGCCATGTGTGCGAAGTCTGGTGTTCCCTTACCACCAAGCCTGATGCCTTTGTTATCTCAAAAGAAAGACGACAAAGCCAATCAGAAGTCATCAAGAGATACGCTAAAGGAGCTCACTGAG aaatgcaagaaGATTGCTCAAAGCACAGATGATGTGATAGTTAACAAACCTCACGTTTctgatgaagaggaggaagaacgTCCTTTCTATAATCATCCATTTAAGCTCAGTGAACCCAAACCTATCTTTTTCAATTTAAGT acTCCCAGCATAAAACCAGCGCCACCACCACAACCGAAAAATCAGGTCAGCCTGTCAAAGGAGTTCCCTGTTTCATCTGGGTCTCAACataggaaaaaagaagcagacagTGTCTATGGAGAATGGGTTCCAgttgaaaaaggcaaagaagaaagcaaggacGATGTTTTCCCCAAACCATCCATTGAg